Proteins encoded in a region of the Megalops cyprinoides isolate fMegCyp1 chromosome 3, fMegCyp1.pri, whole genome shotgun sequence genome:
- the mks1 gene encoding Meckel syndrome type 1 protein isoform X2: MADGWSPDTGEAVYRSRDAVKNLKIRVRIQRVTSTAVLSQQHQVSGQQERGVIELDTLNSQARSEGGHGDDEEEQVVGWQDKLFSEFEVDFFRMESVCQTPLDRQYHSEIMALERTGGRRNRRIFTYTDYDRFTNLEEHYQSLMTPFKATPTFLAERMANIRHRRQERHPVEGSVPKSRLITWEPSEEFIKNSHVINTPVQTMHIMGDLGPSGRLGQKENEYVLCTVKVDSSGVITVKPDFSNTEGPYRLETDGEKREVWRLTLENVSAGISLEEKEREQRVYRDLYVRHKDYLRSLVGQDFEMPPPGILRMLVNGEIVSAKGYEYDDLYIHFFLELPNNWSSLPFQSLSGVTQTCRTRTLGKDNVAFFSYPFSFEAFFRKEDETEESLPQWPVLYFEVLSLDIWQRYRTEGYGYLVIPATPGCHTLTCSTWRPQQCGTVAELRRFFIGGAPELEDSSYVRVPGTFKGDRLSRFGFRTETTGSVTFTLHCIQHARAFVDASTLKRRRQTVLDKLGGFSQQGSVYNVLDAFQRARRRMQEARESLPRDLINTSASLAPESTA; this comes from the exons AGTACGGATCCAGCGTGTCACCTCCACAGCAGTCCTCTCACAACAGCACCAAGTGTCggggcagcaggagagaggtgtCATTGAGCTTGATACCTTAAACAGCCAGGCCCGATCAG AAGGGGGCCatggtgatgatgaggaggagcaggTAGTTGGCTGGCAGGATAAACTGTTCAGTGAG TTTGAGGTGGATTTCTTCCGGATGGAGTCAGTATGTCAGACCCCGTTGGATCGACAGTACCACAGTGAGATTATGGCTCTGGAGCGGACCGGAGGAAGACGTAACCGCCGAATATTCACCTACACCGACTACGACCGCTTCACCAACTTGGAAGAG CACTATCAGAGTCTGATGACCCCATTCAAGGCCACCCCCACCTTCTTGGCAGAGAGGATGGCAAACATTAGGCACAGAAGACAGGAGAGACACCCAGT GGAAGGGAGTGTGCCCAAGTCTCGGCTGATCACCTGGGAGCCGTCAGAGGAGTTCATCAAGAACAGTCATGTGATCAACACACCTGTGCAGACCATGCACATCATGGGAGACCTGGGGCCTTCTGGGAG ACTGGGTCAGAAGGAAAATGAGTAtgtgctgtgcactgtgaaAGTCGACAGTAGTGGAGTCATCACAGTCAAACCAGActtcagcaacactgaaggTCCCTACAG GCTGGAGACAGACGGGGAGAAGCGAGAGGTGTGGCGGCTCACGTTGGAGAATGTGTCTGCCGGCATCAGCCTGGAAGAGAAAGAGCGGGAGCAACGTGTGTACAGAGAC CTCTACGTCCGCCACAAAGACTACCTCAGAAGTCTGGTGGGCCAAGACTTTGAAATG CCTCCCCCTGGGATTCTACGCATGCTGGTGAATGGAGAGATTG TGTCAGCCAAGGGGTATGAGTATGACGACCTATACATTCACTTCTTCCTGGAGTTACCCAACA ACTGGTCAAGCCTGCCATTCCAGTCTCTCTCTGGGGTTACGCAGACATGCCGCACTCGCACGCTGGGCAAG gacAATGTTGCTTTCTTCTCTTACCCGTTCAGTTTTGAGGCATTCTTCAGGAAAGAAGATGAGACAGAAG AGTCCCTGCCCCAGTGGCCAGTTCTGTACTTTGAGGTTCTTTCCTTGGACATTTGGCAGCGTTACAGGACCGAAGGCTACGGATATCTGGTCATTCCTGCAACTCCTG GCTGCCACACGCTGACCTGCAGCACATGGAGGCCTCAGCAGTGCGGGACAGTGGCGGAGCTGCGCCGCTTCTTCATCGGCGGGGCCCCCGAGCTTGAAGACAGCAGCTACGTCCGGGTGCCCGGGACCTTCAAG GGGGACCGTCTCAGTCGCTTTGGCTTCCGAACAGAGACCACGGGAAGCGTAACCTTCACTCTCCACTGTATTCAGCATGCCAG GGCTTTTGTTGATGCCAGCACcctgaagaggaggaggcagactGTCCTGGACAAGCTAGGTGGCTTCAGCCAGCAAGGATCTGTTTACAATGTGTTAG ATGCTTTCCAGAGGGCACGGAGGCGAATGCAGGAGGCCAGAGAGAGCCTTCCCCGAGACCTCATCAATACCTCTGCATCGCTGGCCCCCGAGTCCACAGCGTAG
- the mks1 gene encoding Meckel syndrome type 1 protein isoform X1 translates to MADGWSPDTGEAVYRSRDAVKNLKIRVRIQRVTSTAVLSQQHQVSGQQERGVIELDTLNSQARSEGGHGDDEEEQVVGWQDKLFSEFEVDFFRMESVCQTPLDRQYHSEIMALERTGGRRNRRIFTYTDYDRFTNLEEQHYQSLMTPFKATPTFLAERMANIRHRRQERHPVEGSVPKSRLITWEPSEEFIKNSHVINTPVQTMHIMGDLGPSGRLGQKENEYVLCTVKVDSSGVITVKPDFSNTEGPYRLETDGEKREVWRLTLENVSAGISLEEKEREQRVYRDLYVRHKDYLRSLVGQDFEMPPPGILRMLVNGEIVSAKGYEYDDLYIHFFLELPNNWSSLPFQSLSGVTQTCRTRTLGKDNVAFFSYPFSFEAFFRKEDETEESLPQWPVLYFEVLSLDIWQRYRTEGYGYLVIPATPGCHTLTCSTWRPQQCGTVAELRRFFIGGAPELEDSSYVRVPGTFKGDRLSRFGFRTETTGSVTFTLHCIQHARAFVDASTLKRRRQTVLDKLGGFSQQGSVYNVLDAFQRARRRMQEARESLPRDLINTSASLAPESTA, encoded by the exons AGTACGGATCCAGCGTGTCACCTCCACAGCAGTCCTCTCACAACAGCACCAAGTGTCggggcagcaggagagaggtgtCATTGAGCTTGATACCTTAAACAGCCAGGCCCGATCAG AAGGGGGCCatggtgatgatgaggaggagcaggTAGTTGGCTGGCAGGATAAACTGTTCAGTGAG TTTGAGGTGGATTTCTTCCGGATGGAGTCAGTATGTCAGACCCCGTTGGATCGACAGTACCACAGTGAGATTATGGCTCTGGAGCGGACCGGAGGAAGACGTAACCGCCGAATATTCACCTACACCGACTACGACCGCTTCACCAACTTGGAAGAG CAGCACTATCAGAGTCTGATGACCCCATTCAAGGCCACCCCCACCTTCTTGGCAGAGAGGATGGCAAACATTAGGCACAGAAGACAGGAGAGACACCCAGT GGAAGGGAGTGTGCCCAAGTCTCGGCTGATCACCTGGGAGCCGTCAGAGGAGTTCATCAAGAACAGTCATGTGATCAACACACCTGTGCAGACCATGCACATCATGGGAGACCTGGGGCCTTCTGGGAG ACTGGGTCAGAAGGAAAATGAGTAtgtgctgtgcactgtgaaAGTCGACAGTAGTGGAGTCATCACAGTCAAACCAGActtcagcaacactgaaggTCCCTACAG GCTGGAGACAGACGGGGAGAAGCGAGAGGTGTGGCGGCTCACGTTGGAGAATGTGTCTGCCGGCATCAGCCTGGAAGAGAAAGAGCGGGAGCAACGTGTGTACAGAGAC CTCTACGTCCGCCACAAAGACTACCTCAGAAGTCTGGTGGGCCAAGACTTTGAAATG CCTCCCCCTGGGATTCTACGCATGCTGGTGAATGGAGAGATTG TGTCAGCCAAGGGGTATGAGTATGACGACCTATACATTCACTTCTTCCTGGAGTTACCCAACA ACTGGTCAAGCCTGCCATTCCAGTCTCTCTCTGGGGTTACGCAGACATGCCGCACTCGCACGCTGGGCAAG gacAATGTTGCTTTCTTCTCTTACCCGTTCAGTTTTGAGGCATTCTTCAGGAAAGAAGATGAGACAGAAG AGTCCCTGCCCCAGTGGCCAGTTCTGTACTTTGAGGTTCTTTCCTTGGACATTTGGCAGCGTTACAGGACCGAAGGCTACGGATATCTGGTCATTCCTGCAACTCCTG GCTGCCACACGCTGACCTGCAGCACATGGAGGCCTCAGCAGTGCGGGACAGTGGCGGAGCTGCGCCGCTTCTTCATCGGCGGGGCCCCCGAGCTTGAAGACAGCAGCTACGTCCGGGTGCCCGGGACCTTCAAG GGGGACCGTCTCAGTCGCTTTGGCTTCCGAACAGAGACCACGGGAAGCGTAACCTTCACTCTCCACTGTATTCAGCATGCCAG GGCTTTTGTTGATGCCAGCACcctgaagaggaggaggcagactGTCCTGGACAAGCTAGGTGGCTTCAGCCAGCAAGGATCTGTTTACAATGTGTTAG ATGCTTTCCAGAGGGCACGGAGGCGAATGCAGGAGGCCAGAGAGAGCCTTCCCCGAGACCTCATCAATACCTCTGCATCGCTGGCCCCCGAGTCCACAGCGTAG